A part of Dehalogenimonas sp. W genomic DNA contains:
- a CDS encoding betaine/proline/choline family ABC transporter ATP-binding protein, whose amino-acid sequence MKKSRNIPAVIDASFSVTQGETFMIMGLSGSGKSTIIRCLNRLHNPSAGSILIDDEDITKVDDRRLREIRRTKIAMVFQHFALLPHKTVLENVEFGLKIRGTLTEEDRKKAQDTLDVVGLNGWGDRLTADLSGGMQQRVGLARALATDPEILLMDEPFSALDPLIRRDMQDELINLQQTLQKTIIFITHDLNEALKMGDHIAVMKDGRIVQIGTPEEIVSSPADEYVAAFTSDVNRGLVFSASSIMKPADTLTITHDTVKTASVRLRQTKSDAMYVVDRQRKPVGLVTDQDIAKAVRKGDLKLEEVMMTDFPQTEENTPLGEVLTLCGDSLPIAVVSDKGRFRGILEPLDVLSSVSPLSSESNNNGNTDDAATQREAE is encoded by the coding sequence ATGAAAAAATCTCGCAATATCCCCGCAGTGATAGACGCCTCGTTTTCTGTGACTCAGGGTGAGACCTTTATGATTATGGGTCTTTCCGGCTCCGGCAAATCCACCATCATCCGTTGTCTGAACCGTCTGCATAATCCCAGTGCCGGCAGCATTCTTATTGACGACGAGGATATCACCAAAGTGGACGACCGCCGATTGCGAGAAATCCGCCGAACCAAAATAGCCATGGTTTTCCAGCATTTTGCCCTGCTGCCCCATAAAACGGTATTGGAAAATGTTGAATTCGGACTGAAAATCCGGGGCACTCTGACGGAAGAGGATCGTAAAAAGGCTCAGGATACGTTAGACGTTGTCGGACTGAACGGTTGGGGGGACAGGCTGACCGCAGATCTATCCGGTGGTATGCAGCAGCGGGTCGGGCTGGCGCGGGCGCTGGCGACCGACCCGGAAATCCTGCTGATGGATGAACCATTCTCTGCTCTGGATCCTTTAATCCGGCGGGACATGCAGGATGAACTGATCAACCTGCAGCAGACTTTACAAAAAACCATCATCTTCATCACCCACGATCTGAACGAAGCGCTCAAAATGGGCGACCATATCGCAGTGATGAAGGACGGTCGCATCGTGCAGATCGGTACTCCAGAAGAAATTGTCAGCAGCCCGGCTGACGAATATGTCGCCGCTTTCACCTCCGATGTGAACCGCGGTCTGGTTTTCAGTGCTTCCTCCATAATGAAGCCAGCGGATACACTGACAATTACTCATGACACGGTCAAAACCGCCTCAGTGCGGCTGCGTCAGACCAAATCAGATGCCATGTATGTAGTTGATCGGCAGCGCAAACCGGTGGGGCTGGTGACCGATCAGGATATTGCCAAAGCAGTGCGCAAAGGCGACCTCAAGCTGGAAGAGGTCATGATGACCGACTTTCCGCAAACTGAGGAAAACACCCCGCTGGGTGAAGTGCTGACCTTGTGCGGCGACAGCCTGCCGATTGCGGTGGTTTCCGACAAGGGTCGTTTCCGCGGCATCCTGGAACCGCTGGATGTATTGAGTAGTGTCTCGCCGCTTAGCAGCGAATCCAATAACAACGGCAACACCGACGATGCCGCCACCCAAAGGGAGGCTGAGTAA
- a CDS encoding TIGR00730 family Rossman fold protein → MLPNVENARQCLRIDVVEIYYRRRVLTGVMGLSLLKLPRNFTGGGMVNNYEINELGKEESWRMFRIIGEFVEGFDKLSGVRPAVTIYGSARVKPDENLYSLTEEIGYRLGQEGFSVITGGGPGLMEAANKGAARAGVTSVGLNILLPMEQQPNKYATKSLSFNHFFTRKVMLVKYATAFIIMPGGLGTLDELTEVLTLMQTEKIRPFPVILFGSDFWNGFLDWLRGMVMGREYISKIDCDLLRVTDSVDEVIEIIRKWHQEHKLIGQGLVNGH, encoded by the coding sequence TTGCTGCCTAATGTTGAAAATGCTCGCCAATGCCTGAGAATTGATGTAGTAGAAATATATTATCGCCGGAGAGTCCTGACTGGTGTTATGGGACTGAGTCTGCTTAAATTACCCCGTAACTTCACTGGAGGTGGTATGGTCAATAATTACGAGATTAACGAACTTGGCAAGGAAGAATCATGGCGGATGTTTCGTATTATCGGTGAGTTCGTGGAGGGTTTTGATAAACTGTCCGGTGTCCGACCGGCCGTCACTATATACGGATCCGCCCGGGTCAAACCGGATGAAAACCTTTATTCACTGACCGAAGAGATCGGTTACCGGTTAGGCCAGGAAGGGTTCTCTGTTATTACCGGAGGCGGCCCGGGATTGATGGAAGCGGCAAATAAAGGTGCTGCCCGCGCCGGTGTCACCTCGGTCGGTCTGAATATTCTGCTTCCCATGGAACAGCAACCGAATAAATATGCCACTAAATCTTTGTCCTTCAATCATTTTTTTACCCGCAAAGTCATGCTGGTAAAATACGCCACCGCCTTCATCATCATGCCCGGCGGACTGGGGACTCTGGATGAACTGACTGAAGTTTTAACGCTGATGCAAACTGAGAAAATCAGACCCTTCCCGGTGATTTTATTCGGCAGTGATTTTTGGAATGGCTTTTTGGACTGGCTGCGGGGTATGGTGATGGGTCGGGAATATATTTCTAAAATAGATTGTGACCTTTTGCGCGTAACCGACAGTGTTGATGAAGTGATTGAGATTATCCGTAAATGGCATCAGGAGCACAAACTGATCGGGCAGGGACTGGTTAACGGGCATTAA
- the nifU gene encoding Fe-S cluster assembly scaffold protein NifU — translation MSNGPAAYSEQVIEHVKNPRNIGEMENPDGVGRVGNPVCGDVMELYIRVKDGIITDASFKTFGCGAAIATSSMVTEMVKGKTIEEALEISNKAVAEALGGLPPVKMHCSVLAEEALRKAIENYYERRGEKPPFEPTPSSHEHHH, via the coding sequence ATGAGCAACGGACCTGCCGCTTACAGCGAACAAGTCATAGAACACGTTAAAAATCCGCGGAATATCGGTGAGATGGAAAATCCCGACGGCGTCGGCCGGGTGGGCAATCCCGTTTGCGGTGATGTCATGGAGCTTTATATCCGGGTCAAGGACGGCATCATCACCGATGCCAGTTTTAAGACCTTCGGATGCGGGGCCGCTATTGCCACCAGTTCCATGGTAACCGAGATGGTTAAGGGCAAGACCATAGAAGAGGCACTGGAAATATCCAACAAAGCCGTTGCCGAGGCTCTGGGCGGTCTGCCGCCGGTCAAAATGCACTGTTCGGTGCTGGCCGAAGAGGCTTTGAGAAAAGCGATTGAGAATTATTACGAACGCCGCGGTGAAAAACCGCCCTTTGAACCGACCCCATCATCGCACGAACACCATCATTAG
- the nifS gene encoding cysteine desulfurase NifS, translating into MKQAYLDNSATTPVDSRVAEAMQPFLKESFGNPSSVHSTGQTVRVAVEHARSQVAALIGARDDEIFFTSGGTEADNWAIKGAAWARSDKGNHIITSSIEHHAVIESCEYLAKHGFEVTFLPVDRYGKVAPGDVEKAITPKTILISIMHANNEIGTIQPVAEIGRIARQHGILFHVDAVQTTGHLPVNVGDLNADLLSMSGHKLYGPKGIGALYIKKGVRIDSLLSGGSQERHKRPGTENVPGIVGFGKAAEIAMAEMNDETEKITALRDRLAAELLERIPDATLNGHPSERLPNNVNISFQYVEGESLVLHLDFEAISASTGSACSSSSLEPSHVLLACGRLAEEAHGSIRFSLGKFNDDEDIDRVIETLPGIVKKLRAMSPLAPGAVK; encoded by the coding sequence ATGAAACAGGCTTATCTGGATAATTCGGCGACCACTCCGGTTGACTCCCGGGTAGCGGAGGCGATGCAGCCGTTTCTGAAGGAGTCGTTCGGTAACCCGTCATCAGTTCACAGCACCGGACAAACGGTACGGGTGGCCGTGGAACATGCCCGCAGTCAGGTCGCCGCTCTGATCGGCGCCCGGGATGACGAAATATTCTTCACCAGCGGCGGCACTGAAGCGGATAACTGGGCGATCAAGGGTGCCGCCTGGGCCAGGTCGGATAAAGGCAACCATATCATTACGTCAAGTATTGAGCATCACGCCGTAATTGAAAGCTGCGAGTATCTGGCTAAACACGGCTTTGAAGTGACCTTCCTGCCGGTGGACCGCTACGGCAAGGTTGCTCCGGGCGACGTGGAGAAAGCCATAACGCCAAAGACCATTCTGATATCCATCATGCATGCTAATAACGAGATTGGTACGATTCAGCCAGTGGCCGAAATCGGCCGCATTGCCCGGCAGCACGGCATCCTGTTTCACGTTGACGCCGTACAGACGACCGGTCATCTTCCGGTCAACGTCGGAGACCTCAATGCCGACCTGCTTAGCATGTCCGGTCACAAGCTCTACGGCCCCAAAGGTATCGGTGCGCTCTATATCAAAAAGGGCGTTCGGATTGACTCTCTTTTGTCCGGCGGCAGCCAGGAACGCCACAAGCGCCCCGGCACTGAGAACGTCCCCGGCATTGTCGGTTTCGGCAAGGCCGCCGAGATTGCCATGGCCGAAATGAACGACGAAACCGAGAAAATCACCGCCCTGCGCGACCGCCTGGCCGCGGAACTATTGGAGCGCATTCCCGACGCTACCTTGAACGGGCACCCGTCTGAACGGCTGCCGAACAATGTCAATATCTCCTTCCAGTACGTTGAAGGTGAATCCCTGGTGCTCCACCTGGATTTTGAAGCGATCTCTGCCTCCACCGGTTCCGCTTGCAGTTCCTCCAGCCTGGAACCTTCCCATGTGTTGCTGGCCTGCGGTCGTCTGGCAGAAGAGGCGCACGGCTCCATCAGATTCAGCCTGGGTAAATTCAACGATGACGAAGATATTGACCGGGTGATTGAAACTCTGCCCGGTATTGTAAAAAAATTACGAGCGATGTCGCCCCTGGCGCCGGGCGCAGTAAAATAG
- the cysK gene encoding cysteine synthase A — MTRETEVRKVQFRNREFPALTRGIAADITETIGNTPLVRLNRLTEGAVAEVAVKLESSNPLHSVKDRIGVAMITDAEASGKLIPGTTIVEPTSGNAGIALAFTAAARGYRLILTMPETMSMERRQLLAILGAEIVLTPGAEGMGGSIRRAQEIADNNPGYIILQQFNNPANPEIHRLTTAEEIWRDTEGRVDVLVAGVGTGGTITGVSEVLKQRKPGFKTIAVEPETSPVLSGGKPGPHKIQGIGAGFIPAVLRTELIDEIIQVSNDNAGITARRLAKEEGILAGISSGAAVWAALEVAKRPEMKDKLIVAVLPDTGERYLSTWLFQDVYSANQPGV, encoded by the coding sequence ATGACCAGGGAAACCGAAGTCAGGAAAGTTCAGTTCAGAAACCGGGAATTTCCGGCACTTACCCGCGGGATTGCTGCCGACATCACCGAGACCATCGGCAACACGCCGCTGGTGCGGCTGAACCGCCTTACTGAAGGCGCCGTTGCCGAAGTGGCGGTCAAACTTGAATCTTCTAATCCGCTGCACAGCGTCAAGGATCGCATCGGTGTGGCCATGATTACCGACGCCGAAGCCAGCGGCAAACTCATACCGGGAACCACCATCGTAGAGCCGACTTCAGGTAATGCCGGCATCGCGCTGGCTTTTACCGCGGCTGCCCGCGGTTACCGGCTCATTCTGACCATGCCTGAAACTATGTCTATGGAACGACGGCAACTCCTGGCTATTCTGGGAGCGGAGATTGTACTCACCCCGGGCGCTGAGGGTATGGGCGGGTCTATCCGCCGCGCTCAGGAAATTGCGGACAACAATCCGGGCTATATAATCCTGCAGCAATTTAATAACCCGGCCAATCCGGAAATTCACCGACTGACCACCGCCGAGGAAATCTGGCGCGATACCGAAGGGCGGGTGGACGTGCTGGTAGCCGGAGTCGGCACCGGCGGCACCATTACCGGTGTCTCCGAGGTACTGAAGCAGCGTAAACCCGGTTTCAAAACCATCGCCGTGGAACCTGAAACTTCACCGGTGCTTTCCGGCGGCAAGCCCGGACCGCACAAAATTCAGGGAATCGGTGCCGGTTTTATCCCGGCAGTTTTGAGAACTGAACTCATTGATGAGATAATACAGGTGAGTAATGACAACGCCGGGATCACCGCCCGGCGCCTGGCTAAAGAAGAAGGCATCCTGGCCGGCATCTCTTCAGGCGCCGCCGTCTGGGCGGCTCTGGAAGTCGCCAAACGACCTGAGATGAAGGATAAGCTGATTGTGGCGGTACTGCCCGATACCGGCGAGCGTTATCTCTCCACCTGGCTGTTTCAGGATGTCTATTCAGCTAACCAACCTGGCGTCTAA
- the metW gene encoding methionine biosynthesis protein MetW, with amino-acid sequence MTTVSKDHRIIAGLIKPGSSVLDLGCGDGDLLAYLNEQKQVRARGVEISEQAIYRCVARSLSVSHQDIDNGLTEYGNDSFDYVILNQCLQQVKNPQEVIAEALRVGKQAIVGVPNFAYISARWRLGVIGKVPVTKALPYQWYDTPNLHFLSLSDFSAFCHENDYRVEQKYFLNGNARVRLLPNILAQTGIYLITNTNRGNI; translated from the coding sequence ATGACTACTGTCAGTAAAGACCACCGGATTATCGCCGGGCTGATCAAGCCGGGAAGCAGCGTGCTGGACCTCGGTTGTGGCGATGGTGACCTGCTGGCCTATTTGAACGAGCAAAAACAGGTCAGGGCTCGCGGAGTGGAAATTTCGGAACAGGCTATCTACCGCTGTGTGGCCCGCAGCCTGTCGGTTTCCCATCAGGATATTGATAACGGACTGACGGAATACGGCAATGATTCTTTTGATTATGTCATCTTAAATCAATGCCTCCAGCAGGTAAAAAACCCTCAGGAAGTCATTGCCGAAGCGTTGCGGGTAGGCAAACAGGCTATCGTGGGTGTGCCTAATTTTGCTTATATCTCCGCCCGCTGGCGATTGGGCGTGATCGGTAAAGTACCGGTAACCAAGGCGCTGCCCTACCAGTGGTACGATACTCCCAATCTCCATTTCCTCAGCCTGTCGGATTTTTCTGCCTTCTGTCATGAAAACGATTATAGGGTTGAGCAGAAATACTTCCTTAACGGTAACGCCAGGGTAAGGTTGTTGCCGAATATCCTGGCTCAAACCGGCATTTATTTAATTACCAATACGAACAGGGGGAATATATAA
- a CDS encoding homoserine O-acetyltransferase, translated as MNEQPSKITELVKTQYITIDRLTLESGEVIAPVILAYETYGQLNADRSNAVLICHALTGDAHVAGLNAATGKPGWWDTMVGPGKAFNTDEHFIICSNVIGGCQGSTGPASPNPATGEPYGLDFPLITIGDMVEAQLELVKHFGIDKLLAVAGGSMGGMQALVWAVNHPERLNSVIAIATTTHHSPQQIAFNEVGRQSIMADPHFNNGRYYDGKAPERGLAMARMVGHITYMSDASMADKFGRRFRERREDGAKLGTDFEVAGYLQYKGDSFVKRFDANSYLYLTRAIDLYDLAGQKSLPDSLAVARNIHFMVLAFKSDWLYPAHQSRELVRGCKLAGIDVTYCEINSTYGHDAFLLEVDEETHLISHFLRKVSRELHPTEGLLS; from the coding sequence ATGAACGAACAACCATCCAAAATTACCGAACTGGTCAAGACCCAATACATTACCATTGACCGGTTGACGCTGGAATCCGGCGAAGTGATTGCGCCGGTAATACTGGCTTATGAGACCTACGGGCAATTGAACGCAGACCGTTCCAACGCGGTGTTAATCTGCCATGCGCTGACCGGCGATGCCCATGTCGCCGGATTAAACGCCGCCACCGGCAAACCCGGCTGGTGGGACACCATGGTCGGACCCGGCAAGGCTTTCAACACTGATGAGCATTTCATCATTTGCTCCAACGTCATCGGCGGTTGTCAGGGTTCTACTGGCCCGGCTTCACCCAATCCGGCTACCGGCGAGCCGTACGGCCTGGATTTTCCGCTGATCACCATCGGCGACATGGTGGAGGCGCAACTGGAACTGGTGAAGCATTTCGGAATAGACAAACTACTGGCGGTGGCCGGCGGCAGTATGGGCGGCATGCAGGCGCTGGTCTGGGCGGTCAATCATCCGGAACGATTAAACTCGGTTATCGCTATCGCTACGACCACCCACCACTCACCGCAGCAGATAGCCTTTAATGAGGTCGGCCGGCAGTCCATCATGGCTGACCCGCACTTCAACAACGGACGCTATTATGACGGCAAAGCACCCGAACGCGGTTTGGCGATGGCCCGGATGGTTGGTCATATCACCTATATGAGTGATGCGTCCATGGCCGATAAATTCGGCCGGCGTTTTCGTGAACGCCGGGAGGACGGGGCCAAGCTGGGCACCGACTTTGAAGTAGCCGGATACCTGCAATATAAGGGCGACTCTTTCGTTAAACGTTTTGACGCCAATTCATATTTATACCTGACCCGGGCGATTGACCTGTACGACCTGGCCGGACAAAAGTCCCTGCCGGATTCGCTGGCCGTGGCCCGAAATATTCATTTTATGGTGCTGGCCTTTAAGAGCGACTGGCTGTACCCGGCGCATCAATCCCGGGAACTGGTGCGCGGCTGTAAGCTCGCCGGAATTGACGTGACCTACTGCGAAATCAATTCCACCTACGGTCACGATGCTTTTTTGCTGGAGGTGGATGAAGAAACCCATCTTATCAGCCATTTCCTGCGCAAGGTCAGCCGGGAACTGCACCCGACGGAAGGCCTACTGTCATGA
- a CDS encoding O-acetylhomoserine aminocarboxypropyltransferase/cysteine synthase: MTAQKLETIVVHAGQETPDPATGARAVPIYQTTSFVFKDSDHAASLFALKEFGNIYTRMMNPTTDVFERRVAAIEGGSGALAVASGQAAETLALLNITRPGDEIVATSNLYGGTYELFHYTFPKLGRVVKFVPSGDPASVKAAINSRTRAVYTETIGNPKLDVPDFTALAEIAHQAGVPLIVDNTIGVGLTRPFDFGADVIIASATKYIGGHGTSIGGVIVDSGKFNWGNGKFPDFTEPDPAYHGLKYWDVFGDFPGMGNVAFIIKARVQLLRDLGASISPFNAFQLLQGLETLVLRQERHSENALKVAEHLKQHPLVNWVVYPGLTDNPNHETAKKYLGNKFGGMVGFGIKGGLAAGAKFINSVKLISHLANIGDAKSLVIHPASTTHQQLTEDEQAAAGVTPDYIRLSIGIEHIDDIIADIDQALNKAAT, encoded by the coding sequence TTGACCGCTCAAAAACTTGAAACTATCGTCGTTCATGCCGGACAGGAGACGCCCGATCCGGCCACCGGCGCGCGCGCCGTACCGATTTACCAGACGACTTCATTTGTGTTTAAAGATTCCGACCACGCCGCCAGCCTCTTCGCCCTGAAGGAATTCGGGAATATCTATACGCGAATGATGAACCCGACCACTGACGTTTTTGAACGCCGGGTGGCTGCTATTGAAGGCGGTTCCGGCGCGCTGGCCGTTGCCTCAGGTCAGGCCGCTGAAACACTGGCTTTATTGAATATCACCCGACCGGGTGACGAAATTGTGGCTACCAGCAATCTCTACGGCGGTACTTATGAATTGTTCCACTATACCTTTCCCAAACTGGGCAGGGTAGTAAAATTCGTCCCCTCCGGCGACCCGGCAAGTGTCAAGGCTGCCATCAATAGCCGGACCCGCGCCGTGTATACTGAAACAATCGGCAATCCTAAACTGGACGTACCGGATTTTACCGCTCTGGCTGAAATCGCCCACCAGGCCGGTGTCCCGCTGATAGTAGACAACACCATCGGCGTCGGCCTGACCAGGCCCTTTGATTTCGGGGCTGATGTTATCATCGCCTCGGCCACAAAATACATCGGCGGTCACGGCACCAGCATTGGCGGCGTCATTGTGGATTCCGGCAAATTCAACTGGGGTAACGGCAAATTCCCTGATTTCACCGAACCCGATCCTGCCTACCACGGCCTAAAATACTGGGATGTCTTCGGGGATTTCCCCGGCATGGGCAACGTGGCTTTCATCATAAAAGCCCGGGTACAGTTGCTGCGCGACCTCGGCGCGTCCATATCCCCTTTCAACGCCTTCCAACTGCTGCAGGGGCTGGAAACACTGGTGCTGCGCCAGGAGAGACACTCAGAAAATGCCCTCAAGGTGGCAGAACACCTGAAACAGCACCCGCTGGTGAATTGGGTGGTGTACCCGGGTCTGACCGACAACCCCAATCATGAAACCGCAAAGAAGTACCTGGGTAACAAATTCGGCGGCATGGTCGGCTTCGGCATCAAGGGCGGACTGGCCGCCGGGGCTAAATTTATAAACTCGGTTAAATTGATCTCCCATCTGGCCAACATCGGCGACGCCAAGAGTCTGGTGATACACCCGGCTTCCACCACCCACCAGCAACTAACGGAGGATGAGCAGGCGGCTGCCGGCGTGACACCCGACTATATCCGGCTGTCCATCGGTATTGAACATATTGATGATATCATCGCCGATATTGACCAGGCCTTGAATAAAGCGGCAACCTGA